A genomic window from Labrus bergylta chromosome 7, fLabBer1.1, whole genome shotgun sequence includes:
- the tasor2 gene encoding protein TASOR 2, producing MESANGASSKGVLVPVPEASDVFQKSILAPLKSAYLYEESKQSFEYKSAFLLKNPELEEKYNDFRAKRRAAGYSEEDLKESYGFLLFDEVNKANTLGETGVLTGNSTCTTLGDPSKGIYISMYSDCLDLNRWYHGKSGYIAILKLTKGRVKKTLENYTQTFTVPTVGFDCHVSEQLPSVSDKTSSFLAFERTQYYMYELLDDGSSETSPSPSAACPYAIVSFSYTDTKATPVAPHQESEEKKLICHFFPWRGQLQIVDQFYDVRLRSTTGALIPAELPPVVKVDRAISMLDLRQRLPGAVFETCSLSGEVVLDGLCCSICEFVSSEVDETNSLSLLMCEVKENNIALPIPLKDGGFLILVHSSHFSSYDDTGSSGPEVLQGVFVFPDSRVIQKDTKCGHRNPTIPPEILRFLPVLSYAEGEVEKTPIDPSEELSEVMAQHMQNYAALVNPGLDLIPSREVGIFADQYDVPGAHKHLYASPEWTNRAWQSLQSYLSKPASFQIPVAKASEILVVGQENQVEDLDDDLYICLSSPEEVPTNAAGTGSEDQLSGQESCMNVGTSETSVEAPVDLRVYPQNVEADDLQVKGSDKDTEQSELRELIKTDMRTKSLLIPSASDELPAELIVSITSAEQTDESVISAESAKLNDLQISDFSTAKSQTTEVNTLNDDTVRAKKLLDAPEVNSLPKMKFIKVRRGPAKGRKKVSNTWIKTPSLPTEEMSVESDNSTSLKDNLAKESVDHQQSSKPTITDWRKARRRKRVFGKLSQRNKKVRSCTVGPSFAEEKKTDPVQQHLMELEAFPLRRKTERWDLKPVVSECGRILVPHGSVDITDKIKSLKDKLQSSTNEQEVEKMLVVASEESPDAIEMEQKASTAPETALAKIETTAFRNGGDHLKNDTVSPVSPKHSISRPLDAGNDSSNINLESAVLLSKSHDTSPLEVVQKNPSHVVTTGKSQTKAEFLLSKLKSVLLRGKRKMGPLALENMTDCTAQAAEPCLKMSKVEPETGILKSNETDLGFKEVSKVLSVDPLFAYALGLTPKEIPKMVQKPESLDVQQSEDSSQTQEKTFEKQGQILIRPPSIFPRRGRIKTLKKHQDISAENVKKKWWLHFQTPACFARERHNDKECTRDNSVKKTVVEKLNSACSSTDALNLLADLALSASHDEVPPQPTQALGTQPETSLKKCDLTKDVTSVDQESVLHALLRQPAARPIQTLDSPSPSHLVECSELVGLVSKEHAYSLPPSSSLPLGLPGTPFQVSPLSGSSGLLQHQRTMYEDGSRAFNPSAIQKDKVEQVYRTQDDLKKHLMRRRKFRHSRTFVNMNESVQVTKQWKENYDFNLDSKFASDSKDGAIIRALHGPWDYSVQDSSEELRLIVHMWIGLFYSRSTPRLFHIDSDSTLPCSEESDSLEMSSELVSSLGQSELNANSDAHFPNVADTSDPLISKALDLSKKDSSALNQGITLDHGSMILDLSVKNSNAEVVTSDSQVTSNKDPDASSEWKGASKTLNTQSSKGQQEASPSKVFREIVLSEKIIKEVNDVRITYKNNRTCTTLQKVGQLEHTNVSYVPRIPEQKAMEDVTIQPEKDQTTSRIADMLQGCYNDKTDVKVDTGNSEATEIRLVQPLERVLSKSMMDDSNKEAGDGVPTFQPNEIEPKYGEELEVKGKLHQDDNHEPYPKRIQEGGDTTIKDLAVVCHENLMENEKRLSSEGPMAVSESKAVNVNEDVDCCAINESKVITEDHFGEDDRLVEKDSSVSAVDTESDEKNHPLSVMCNGQDFVKKDDITKHTCPEHLDEQLPQAENKESFHDLQLRKLCANGRDEHAIPQGCYNGKTDVKDDTGNSEATEIRLVQPLERVLSKSMMDDSNKEVGGGVPTFQPNEIEPKYGEELEVKGKLHQDDNHELYPKRIQEGGDTTIKDLAVVCHENLMENEKRLSSEGPMAVSESKAVNVNEDVDCCAINESKVIKEDHFGEDDRLVEKDSSVSAVDTESDEKNHPLSVMCNGQDFVKKDDITKHTCPEHLDEQLPQAENKQLFNDLQLRKLCANGRDKHAIPEKGPHSSSNMEAKCNEPAVKENAENDICTAAKATKNESTCSLDGSNARNCIPQTNNRVASGNKNKAMASFNLRSDDHKHWDTKSVQMVDNTTDKELSLHLSHSPKCEQIQLEAEVTKEMDQRSGKTNEGLEECNGRVVIPFIGIDISREDIVLPHDSQSQDCNCKKADVSTGKVSLLDIPENKPWAFGGWSDDRCPTPTMDEKPYESITSSDPQSYPSSTFLTQKCLNGSSVTGKDKVPIEQKPCQKSTVNGDSDPHHGLHPDLELRTLRVFQSIDQFLSKSELKIIHKKSAPVSSSSVQKVHTESSAHFLISPFKSKIEEVLGVGLQLKKTDSSVRQQYFEGTEKSQESSSGQGYCHPHHSLSSTSTLGAIISNVDQDTATSQANLSHEPCSSSLRPVMAVKPSKSDESQADSLSKDRQIDHSVMSKFAKNKQPKIPLVTSPTRTTMLLEKQRECYKGTSEGINNNAQEASKLLEKSSWSPHVGDRKSKYDKDTLVCQDPLYQNKRRDSSKYNKISSSSLPVQTFGCIKSSSQLVNGKHGFSTNSSADRVGQTAAESLDMDQNDCLSASTSLVDYKDDNNIDDSLYLGPDSSLSCTVYNTSQKRSHSFLEQISQRCIQEDPTEASMEQECLIFSEKIKQLLKRSKKGSIHQPESHGKLNLPCPSPMTVHFSGLEEQEETMDHLDAPSLFGQKIKVHMSDREDLEATTEGEKALHSKKSSEGTGTPIEDAGVSTVTAECAELYEEKMNNICAVRKVPSTRKHMERGCPRSEPSKYFDFCDQMKREMDNSFRSNLNSVVKKSRKTKYRFYILETSDDVFFEETKVQLEAEGHTAVQPSEFFLDKGTSSSLLIILRNEDIAEHICEVPHLLALKKSPGVQFAGIDETDDVVNLTHQELFTKGGFIMLDGAALEPLSLCDMKKMSEILQGLSKTGKWKWMLHYRDSRRLKENARLSQEAKEKKQLLNWCQEAGIIEVLPYHECDLMSRDQPDYLTCLVRLQVQNISARYTVFITDTATDSKFESNGIITTTFNSFLTCSPSEAFSA from the exons ATGGAAAGTGCCAATGGTGCCTCGAGCAAAG GTGTTTTAGTACCTGTGCCAGAAGCTTCTGACGTATTTCAGAAGAGTATTTTGGCCCCACTCAAAAGTGCGTACTTGTACGAAGAATCTAAACAGTCTTTTGAATACAAGTCCGCTTTCTTGTTGAAAAACCCTGAACTAGAAGAAAAG TATAATGACTTccgagcaaaaagaagagcagcaggATATTCAGAAGAGGATCTGAAGGAATCCTACGGTTTTCTGCTCTTTGATGAGGTCAACAAG gctaacACTCTTGGAGAAACTGGCGTGTTAACAGGAAACAGCACTTGCACAACTCTGGGAGATCCTTCAAAGG GTATCTACATATCAATGTACTCTGACTGTTTGGATCTCAATCGCTGGTATCATGGGAAATCTGGATACATTGCCATCCTCAAGCTGACAAAG GGGAGAGTTAAAAAGACTCTTGAAAACTACACCCAAACCTTTACCGTGCCCACTGTGGGGTTTGACTGCCATGTGTCAGAGCAGTTGCCCTCAGTATCTGACAAAACCAGCTCCTTTCTTGCCTTTGAAAGAACCCAG TACTATATGTATGAGCTGCTGGATGATGGAAGCAGTGAGACGTCTCCATCTCCCAGTGCTGCCTGCCCTTATGCCATTGTATCATTTTCATACACGGATACCAAAGCAACGCCTGTAGCACCCCATCAAGAAAG TGAGGAGAAAAAACTGA tttgtcatttctttcCATGGAGGGGTCAGCTTCAAATAGTTGACCAGTTCTATGATGTCAGGCTGAGGTCTACAACAGGGGCCTTGATCCCTGCAGAACT gcCACCAGTGGTGAAAGTTGACCGGGCGATTTCCATGTTAGATCTGAGGCAACGTTTGCCAGGAGCTGTCTTCGAAACCTGCTCCCTGTCTGGGGAAG TTGTTTTGGATGGCTTATGCTGCAGTATTTGTGAGTTTGTTTCTTCTGAGGTAGATGAAACCAACTCACTTTCTCTGCTGATGTGTGAGGTCAAGGAGAATAATATT GCTCTTCCAATTCCACTGAAGGATGGTGGATTCCTAATCTTGGTGCACTCCTCCCATTTCTCCTCGTATGACG atacTGGGTCCAGTGGGCCTGAGGTTTTGCAAGGCGTATTTGTGTTTCCTGACTCACGAGTTATACAGAAAG ACACAAAATGTGGACACAGAAACCCTACCATACCACCTGAAATCCTCCGGTTTCTACCTGTCCTGAGTTATGCAGAGGGTGAAGTTGAGAAAACACCCATTGATCCAAGTGAAGAACTCAGTGAAGTAATGGCACAGCATATGCAGAATTATGCAGCACTTGTAAATCCTGGGTTGGACTTAATTCCCTCAAGGGAAGTCGGGATCTTTGCTGATCAGTATGATGTGCCAGGTGCTCACAAGCATCTCTACGCATCCCCAGAGTGGACTAACAGGGCATGGCAAAGCTTACAGTCATACCTGAGCAAACCGGCCTCTTTTCAAATACCTGTGGCCAAGGCTTCGGAAATCCTGGTGGTCGGACAAGAAAACCAAGTAGAAGACCTTGATGATGATCTGTACATCTGCCTGTCATCTCCTGAAGAAGTACCAACAAATGCTGCTGGCACTGGGTCAGAAGATCAGCTGTCAGGCCAGGAATCTTGTATGAATGTTGGGACATCAGAAACAAGTGTTGAAGCACCAGTTGACTTAAGAGTTTATCCGCAAAATGTTGAAGCAGATGATTTGCAAGTTAAAGGTTCTGACAAAGACACTGAACAATCTGAACTGAGGGAGCTGATAAAAACTGATATGAGGACGAAAAGTCTTCTGATTCCCTCTGCATCTGATGAACTGCCTGCAGAATTGATTGTCAGCATTACTTCAGCAGAGCAAACTGATGAGAGTGTGATCAGTGCTGAATCTGCCAAGCTAAATGACTTACAGATTTCAGATTTTTCAACAGCAAAATCACAAACAACCGAAGTGAACACACTAAATGATGACACTGTAAGGGCCAAAAAGCTTTTGGATGCCCCGGAGGTCAACAGTCTCCCAAAAATGAAATTTATAAAAGTACGCAGGGGTCCTGCCAAAGGTCGCAAAAAGGTATCTAACACTTGGATTAAGACACCCAGTTTACCAACAGAAGAAATGTCTGTGGAGTCTGACAACTCAACAAGTCTGAAGGATAACCTCGCCAAGGAATCAGTAGACCACCAACAGTCGAGTAAACCTACCATTACTGATTGGAGGAAAGCACGAAGGCGAAAACGCGTATTTGGAAAACTatcacagagaaataaaaaagttagATCTTGTACTGTTGGTCCATCATttgcagaggagaaaaaaacagatcctGTACAGCAGCATTTGATGGAACTGGAAGCTTTTCCTCTAAGAAGGAAAACAGAGCGCTGGGACTTGAAGCCGGTTGTGAGCGAATGTGGAAGAATCTTAGTTCCTCATGGATCTGTAGACATCACTGATAAGATCAAGTCTTTAAAAGATAAGCTTCAATCTAGCACAAATGAACaggaagttgaaaaaatgttggTTGTTGCTTCTGAAGAATCTCCTGACGCAATTGAAATGGAACAAAAGGCTAGCACAGCCCCAGAGACAGCATTGGCCAAAATAGAGACCACAGCTTTCAGGAATGGAGGTGACCATCTTAAAAATGACACAGTCAGTCCTGTTTCTCCGAAACACAGCATTTCAAGACCATTAGATGCTGGCAATGACTCATCAAATATTAATCTAGAGAGTGCTGTACTTCTTTCAAAGAGTCATGACACTTCACCTCTGGAAGTGGTTCAAAAAAATCCCAGTCATGTTGTCACAACAGGAAAGTCTCAAACAAAGGCTGAATTCCTTTTGAGCAAACTAAAATCAGTTCTTCttagaggaaagaggaagatgGGACCCCTTGCATTGGAGAATATGACTGACTGTACTGCCCAGGCAGCTGAGCCCTGTCTCAAGATGAGCAAAGTTGAACCAGAGACTGGTATTTTGAAGAGTAATGAAACTGATTTGGGTTTCAAAGAAGTGTCAAAGGTGCTGTCAGTTGACCCTCTTTTTGCATATGCCCTTGGCCTGACTCCTAAAGAGATACCAAAGATGGTCCAAAAACCCGAAAGTCTTGATGTTCAACAAAGTGAAGACTCATCACAGACGCAAgaaaaaacctttgaaaaacAAGGTCAAATCCTAATAAGGCCTCCTTCAATTTTTCCAAGAAGAGGTAGGATTAAAACGCTCAAAAAGCATCAAGACATCTctgcagaaaatgttaaaaagaaat ggtggttacattttcaaactccAGCTTGTTTTGCAAgagaaagacacaatgacaaagAGTGTACTAGGGATAATTCTGTGAAGAAGACTGTTGTGGAAAAATTGAACAGTGCTTGTTCATCTACAGATGCTTTGAACTTACTTGCTGACTTGGCTCTTAGTGCCAGTCATGATGAGGTTCCGCCACAACCAACCCAAGCACTTGGGACACAACCTGAGACAAGTTTGAAGAAGTGTGACCTTACAAAAGATGTTACCAGTGTTGATCAAGAGTCAGTTCTACATGCCCTGCTTAGACAGCCTGCTGCTAGACCCATCCAGACTCTCGATTCTCCCTCACCAAGCCATCTTGTGGAATGCAGTGAGTTGGTTGGTTTGGTATCTAAAGAGCATGCTTACTCATTGCCTCCGTCTTCCTCTCTACCATTGGGTTTGCCAGGTACACCCTTCCAGGTTTCCCCTTTAAGTGGTTCTTCTGGACTGCTGCAGCATCAAAGGACAATGTATGAGGATGGAAGTAGAGCATTTAACCCCTCTGCCATTCAGAAAGATAAAGTTGAACAAGTATACAGGACTCAAGACGAcctgaaaaaacatttgatgcgCAGAAGGAAGTTCAGACACTCCCGTACCTTTGTCAACATGAATGAATCTGTCCAAGTGACAAAACAATGGAAAGAGAACTACGATTTTAATCTAGACAGCAAGTTTGCAAGTGACTCAAAGGATGGAGCTATTATCCGAGCCTTGCATGG GCCATGGGATTACTCTGTTCAAGACTCCAGTGAAGAGCTTCGGCTCATCGTGCACATGTGGATAGGTCTGTTCTACAGCCGGTCAACACCCAGGTTGTTTCATATCGACTCTGACTCAACATTACCATGTTCAGAAGAGAGTGATTCTTTGGAAATGTCCAGTGAATTGGTATCAAGCTTAGGCCAGTCTGAGTTGAATGCCAATTCAGATGCACATTTCCCAAATGTGGCGGACACTTCGGACCCTTTAATTTCAAAAGCACTGGACCTCAGCAAGAAAGACAGCTCTGCCTTGAACCAAGGAATTACTTTGGACCATGGATCTATGATTTTGGACTTGTCTGTGAAAAACTCCAATGCAGAGGTTGTCACTTCTGATTCACAAGTCACAAGCAACAAAGACCCAGATGCGTCTAGTGAATGGAAAGGAGCAAGTAAAACATTGAACACCCAGTCATCCAAGGGACAACAGGAAGCAAGTCCATCCAAG GTTTTTAGAGAGATTGTACTCTCAGAAAAGATCATTAAAGAGGTGAATGATGTCAGAATCACCTATAAAAACAACAGGACCTGCACAACTTTGCAAAAAGTTGGCCAATTGGAGCACACTAATGTTTCATATGTACCAAGAATTCCTGAACAGAAAGCAATGGAAGATGTAACCATTCAACCAGAAAAAGATCAGACTACTTCCAGAATTGCTGACATGTTACAAGGATGCTACAATGACAAGACTGACGTGAAAGTTGACACTGGGAATTCAGAGGCCACAGAGATCCGTTTGGTTCAACCACTTGAAAGAGTTTTATCCAAATCCATGATGGATGACTCCAACAAAGAAGCAGGAGATGGGGTTCCGACATTTCAGCCTAATGAAATTGAACCCAAATATGGAGAGGAACTGGAAGTAAAAGGAAAGCTACACCAAGATGATAACCATGAGCCTTATCCAAAACGTATCCAGGAAGGTGGGGATACAACCATCAAAGATTTGGCTGTAGTTTGCCATGAAAATCTTATGGAAAATGAAAAGCGGTTATCAAGTGAGGGACCTATGGCAGTCTCAGAAAGCAAGGCTGTAAATGTGAATGAAGATGTGGATTGCTGTGCAATTAATGAAAGTAAAGTGATCACAGAAGATCACTTTGGTGAAGATGACAGGCTTGTTGAGAAAGACAGTTCTGTTTCAGCTGTGGATACTGAAAGCgatgaaaaaaatcatccatTGTCTGTGATGTGTAATGGCCAAGACTTTGTTAAGAAGGATGACATCACAAAGCATACATGCCCAGAGCACCTGGATGAGCAGCTACCACAAGCGGAAAACAAAGAATCGTTTCATGATTTACAGTTGAGAAAGCTCTGTGCAAATGGCAGAGATGAACATGCCATCCCACAAGGATGCTACAATGGCAAGACTGACGTGAAAGACGACACTGGAAATTCAGAGGCTACAGAGATCCGTTTGGTTCAACCACTTGAAAGGGTTTTATCCAAATCCATGATGGATGACTCCAACAAAGAAGTAGGAGGTGGGGTTCCGACATTTCAGCCTAATGAAATTGAACCCAAATATGGAGAGGAACTGGAAGTAAAAGGAAAGCTACACCAAGATGATAATCATGAGCTTTATCCGAAACGTATCCAGGAAGGTGGGGATACAACCATCAAAGATTTGGCTGTAGTTTGCCATGAAAATCTTATGGAAAATGAAAAGCGGTTGTCAAGTGAGGGACCTATGGCAGTCTCAGAAAGCAAGGCTGTAAATGTGAATGAAGATGTGGATTGCTGTGCAATTAATGAAAGTAAAGTGATCAAAGAAGATCACTTTGGTGAAGATGACAGGCTTGTTGAGAAAGACAGTTCTGTTTCAGCTGTGGATActgaaagtgatgaaaaaaatcatccatTGTCTGTGATGTGTAATGGCCAAGACTTTGTTAAGAAGGATGACATCACAAAGCATACATGCCCAGAACACCTGGATGAGCAGCTACcacaagcagaaaacaaacaattgtTTAATGATTTACAGTTGAGAAAGCTCTGTGCAAATGGCAGAGATAAACATGCCATCCCAGAAAAAGGTCCTCACTCCTCATCAAACATGGAGGCCAAATGTAATGAACCTGCAGTGAAggaaaatgcagaaaatgacatttgtacTGCTGCTAAAGCAACAAAGAATGAGAGCACGTGTTCGTTGGATGGGTCGAACGCAAGGAACTGTATTCCCCAGACAAATAACAGAGTTGCatcaggaaacaaaaacaaagcaatggCAAGCTTCAATCTAAGAAGTGATGATCATAAACATTGGGATACCAAATCAGTTCAAATGGTTGATAACACAACTGATAAGGAATTATCACTTCATCTGTCTCATTCACCCAAGTGTGAGCAAATACAGCTTGAAGCTGAAGTGACAAAAGAAATGGATCAAAGAAGTGGCAAAACAAACGAGGGATTGGAAGAGTGTAATGGTAGAGTTGTAATTCCATTTATTGGAATTGACATCTCTAGAGAGGATATAGTACTTCCTCATGACTCACAGTCACAAGACTGTAACTGTAAAAAGGCAGACGTGTCTACAGGCAAAGTATCCCTTCTTGATATTCCTGAAAACAAGCCATGGGCCTTTGGAGGTTGGTCTGACGACCGGTGCCCCACACCAACTATGGATGAGAAACCATATGAGTCCATAACTTCTTCTGATCCTCAAAGTTATCCATCCAGCACATTTTTGACTCAGAAATGCCTCAATGGAAGCTCAGTAACTGGAAAAGACAAGGTGCCTATTGAACAAAAACCTTGTCAGAAGTCTACAGTTAACGGAGATTCTGACCCTCATCATGGTCTTCACCCTGATCTTGAACTAAGAACTTTAAGAGTTTTTCAAAGTATAGACCAGTTCCTCTCCAAATCTGAGTTGAAAATAATCCATAAAAAGTCAGCACCAGTGTCTTCCTCTTCAGTACAAAAAGTGCACACAGAATCATCAGCACACTTTCTTATATCACCTTTCAAAAGTAAAATAGAGGAAGTACTTGGGGTTGGGTTGCAGCTTAAGAAGACAGACTCATCGGTACGTCAACAGTATTTTGAAGGAACAGAAAAATCACAAGAATCTTCCTCAGGGCAAGGTTATTGTCATCCCCACCACTCCCTTTCTTCTACTTCTACTTTGGGAGCCATTATTTCAAATGTTGACCAAGACACAGCAACATCACAGGCCAATTTAAGTCATGAACCATGTTCATCCAGTCTGCGCCCTGTCATGGCTGTGAAACCATCAAAGAGTGATGAAAGTCAAGCAGATAGCCTATCAAAAGACAGACAAATTGATCACTCTGTAATGTCAAAATTTGCCAAAAATAAACAACCTAAAATCCCTTTGGTCACCTCTCCTACACGCACTACAATGCTAttggagaaacagagagaatgTTACAAAGGGACTTCTGAAGGAATAAACAACAATGCCCAAGAAGCCTCCAAACTTTTAGAGAAGAGCAGTTGGTCGCCACATGTAGGTGACCGTAAGTCAAAGTATGATAAAGATACACTTGTATGCCAAGATCCTTTGTATCAGAACAAAAGAAGGGACTCTTCAAAATACAACAAgatttcttcatcatctctcCCTGTTCAGACTTTTGGATGTATAAAAAGTTCATCTCAACTTGTCAATGGAAAACATGGTTTCTCTACAAATAGTTCAGCAGATAGAGTTGGtcagacagctgcagagagTCTTGACATGGATCAGAACGACTGCTTGAGTGCATCAACTTCACTTGTGGACTACAAAGATGACAACAACATTGATGACAGTCTCTACCTGGGCCCTGATAGCTCACTCTCATGCACCGTCTACAACACCAGCCAGAAGAGATCTCATTCATTTCTGGAGCAGATTTCTCAACGGTGCATACAAGAAGACCCAACTGAGGCGTCAATGGAACAGGAATGCCTTATCTTTTCAGAAAAAATTAAACAGCTTCTGAAAAGAAGTAAAAAGGGATCAATCCACCAACCTGAGTCACATGGAAAATTGAATCTGCCTTGCCCCAGTCCTATGACTGTACACTTCTCAGGTCTAGAAGAGCAGGAGGAAACCATGGATCACTTGGATGCACCGTCACTTTTTGGACAAAAAATCAAGGTTCACATGTCTGACAGGGAAGACCTGGAAGCCACCACAGAGGGGGAAAAGGCTTTACATTCTAAAAAGTCATCTGAAGGTACAGGCACACCAATTGAAGATGCTGGAGTGTCTACTGTGACTGCAGAATGTGCCGAGCTGTATGAGGAAAAGATGAACAATATTTGTGCTGTCAGAAAAGTCCCATCTACACGTAAGCACATGGAAAGAGGTTGCCCAAGGTCTGAACCAAGTAAATATTTCGACTTCTGTGACCAAATGAAGAGGGAGATGGACAATAGTTTTCGCAGTAATCTGAACTCAGTTGTGAAGAAATCTCGCAAAACTAAGTACAGATTCTACATATTAGAGACGTCAGATGATGTCTTCTTTGAGGAAACCAAG GTACAGTTGGAGGCAGAGGGCCACACTGCTGTACAGCCATCTGAGTTTTTCCTTGATAAGGGTacttcttcatctcttctcATCATCCTCAGGAATGAAGACATTGCAGAGCACATTTGTGAG GTCCCACACTTGTTAGCGCTGAAGAAATCCCCTGGCGTGCAGTTTGCTGGGATTGACGAAACAGATGATGTTGTCAACCTCACCCATCAGGAGCTCTTCACAAAGGGGGGTTTCATAATGTTGGACGGGGCAGCACTGGAGCCCCTCAGCCTTT gtgacatgaaaaaaatgtcagaaatctTGCAAGGACTGAGTAAAACAGGGAAGTGGAAGTGGATGCTACATTACAGAGACAGCCGTCGGTTAAAAGAAAATGCAAG GTTGAGTCAAGAGGCAAAAGAGAAGAAGCAACTCCTAAACTGGTGCCAAGAAGCTGGAATAATTGAGGTGTTGCCTTATCATGAGTGTGACCTCATGTCAAGAGATCAGCCGGATTATCTCACATGTTTGGTCCGCCTACAGGTCCAGAATATATCTGCACGTTACACTGTTTTTATAACCG ATACAGCAACAGACAGCAAGTTTGAAAGTAATGGAATAATAACGACGACGTTCAACTCGTTCTTGACGTGTTCTCCCAGTGAAGCGTTTTCagcctga